The following are from one region of the Aequoribacter fuscus genome:
- the trpD gene encoding anthranilate phosphoribosyltransferase, with amino-acid sequence MNIQAALKRLVAGDDLTYDEMRAVMAQVMSGDATDAQIGALLMGLRIKGETIDEVSAAAQVMRDLVSPVTPKSSPLVDLAGTGGDGANLFNVSTAASIVAAAAGAHVAKHGNRSVSSSSGSSDVLSELGMPLDLDSEQVARAIDAVGLGFLFAPAHHSAMRYAVGPRRDMAMRTIFNVLGPLTNPAFAKRQVLGVFEPALCDFMAQVLQRLGSEHVLVVHGHGGVDELSLTGPSQVAELKDGVVTNFTVTPEDLGQTVGSIDDLVVHSAAESAALIRGALGNEGGDRYDRARAIIAMNAGAALYVSGCASTLAKGVALADDVIATGQAKEKLATFIQLTQTMKAAAEE; translated from the coding sequence ATGAATATTCAGGCAGCTCTAAAACGGCTGGTCGCAGGCGACGATCTTACCTACGACGAGATGCGCGCGGTGATGGCCCAAGTTATGTCAGGCGATGCCACGGATGCACAAATTGGCGCTTTGCTGATGGGTTTGCGTATCAAAGGTGAAACCATCGATGAAGTCAGCGCTGCTGCCCAAGTGATGCGCGACTTAGTGTCTCCCGTGACCCCTAAGAGTTCTCCTTTGGTCGATTTGGCGGGTACCGGGGGTGACGGCGCCAACCTATTTAACGTATCGACTGCCGCCAGTATTGTGGCTGCCGCGGCGGGTGCTCATGTTGCCAAACACGGCAATCGTTCGGTCTCGAGTTCAAGCGGTAGTTCGGATGTGCTGAGTGAGCTGGGTATGCCGCTCGATTTAGATTCTGAGCAGGTCGCGCGAGCGATTGATGCGGTGGGATTGGGGTTTTTATTTGCACCCGCTCACCACAGTGCTATGCGTTACGCAGTGGGCCCCCGGCGCGATATGGCTATGCGCACAATCTTTAACGTATTGGGTCCGTTAACCAACCCTGCTTTTGCCAAGCGACAGGTGTTGGGTGTGTTCGAGCCGGCGCTCTGTGATTTCATGGCGCAAGTGCTGCAGCGTTTGGGTAGCGAGCACGTTTTGGTCGTGCATGGTCATGGTGGTGTTGACGAGTTGAGCTTAACCGGCCCTTCGCAAGTCGCCGAGCTAAAAGACGGTGTCGTCACCAATTTTACGGTGACCCCAGAAGACTTGGGCCAAACCGTAGGTTCTATCGATGATTTAGTGGTCCACAGTGCTGCCGAATCGGCTGCGTTAATCCGGGGCGCTCTGGGTAACGAAGGTGGTGACCGTTATGATCGCGCGCGCGCAATCATTGCAATGAACGCAGGTGCTGCACTGTATGTCAGTGGCTGTGCCTCGACGCTCGCAAAAGGCGTGGCTTTGGCTGATGATGTCATTGCCACTGGGCAAGCTAAGGAGAAACTGGCGACCTTTATCCAGTTGACGCAAACCATGAAGGCTGCGGCAGAAGAATGA
- the trpC gene encoding indole-3-glycerol phosphate synthase TrpC has translation MSTPTILRTIVARKYEEVADRKRQLTLSNLEELQSEQSPVRDFTGALVARCSNNEPGIIAEVKKASPSKGVIRADFRPGDIAECYAGAGAACLSVLTDIDFFQGSDAYLKEARSACDLPVLRKDFTVDDYQIAEARAIGADAILLIAAVLDDAQLADLYAASTHYGLHTLIEVHDANELERALRLEAPLLGINNRDLHTFNTDLQTTISLLPEIPEGVTVITESGIHTREDVALMRSNHVNGFLIGEAFMKQTDPGEALKALFA, from the coding sequence ATGAGTACCCCTACGATTTTAAGAACGATTGTCGCACGCAAGTACGAAGAGGTTGCCGACCGCAAACGGCAATTAACGCTCAGTAATCTTGAAGAGCTTCAGTCTGAGCAGTCGCCCGTGCGTGACTTTACCGGCGCCTTGGTTGCGCGTTGTTCTAATAATGAGCCGGGCATTATTGCCGAGGTAAAAAAAGCGTCGCCCAGCAAAGGGGTCATCCGCGCGGATTTTCGCCCAGGAGACATTGCCGAATGCTATGCGGGTGCAGGCGCTGCGTGTTTGTCAGTGCTGACGGATATTGATTTTTTCCAGGGTAGTGATGCCTACCTAAAAGAAGCACGCTCGGCGTGTGATCTGCCGGTATTGCGCAAAGATTTCACGGTTGATGATTATCAGATCGCCGAGGCGCGGGCAATTGGCGCAGACGCCATTTTATTGATCGCTGCGGTGTTAGATGATGCGCAACTCGCCGATTTGTATGCGGCGTCAACGCATTATGGTCTGCACACGCTGATTGAGGTGCACGATGCAAATGAATTAGAGCGCGCCCTGCGCCTAGAGGCCCCATTATTGGGTATTAATAACCGCGATTTGCACACCTTTAATACCGATTTACAGACAACGATTTCACTGCTGCCTGAAATCCCCGAAGGCGTGACGGTGATCACCGAAAGTGGCATTCATACCCGAGAAGACGTCGCATTGATGCGGTCCAACCACGTCAATGGATTCTTGATTGGCGAAGCGTTTATGAAGCAGACTGATCCAGGCGAAGCGCTGAAAGCCTTGTTTGCCTAA
- a CDS encoding cyclic nucleotide-binding domain-containing protein, with translation MLERQHDLSFFKAFVRECETQHYEAKATIIAEGSESDRLYLILEGTVSVQVAEEKDPNQLMVVAYLSEGEFVGELGFFSAEAIHRSAKIVAKTDCYIASISYSKLNSIRDKYPDIVFAIASQVASRLVQTTRKLRDLTFVDVAGRIAHALLDLTQQPEAQEHPEGRLIRITRQELGNLVGCSREMAGRVLKSLEEDGLVVITGQTLLVRTQD, from the coding sequence GTGCTCGAGCGCCAACACGATCTAAGTTTCTTTAAAGCCTTTGTTCGCGAATGCGAAACTCAGCACTACGAGGCCAAAGCAACCATCATTGCCGAAGGCAGTGAATCGGACAGATTGTATCTGATTTTAGAGGGCACCGTCTCTGTCCAAGTTGCCGAAGAAAAAGACCCCAACCAATTAATGGTTGTCGCCTATTTAAGCGAAGGTGAATTCGTCGGCGAACTCGGGTTTTTTAGTGCCGAAGCCATTCATCGCAGCGCGAAGATCGTGGCAAAAACCGATTGCTACATCGCCTCGATCTCTTACAGCAAACTTAACAGCATCCGAGATAAGTACCCAGACATCGTATTTGCCATAGCCTCGCAGGTGGCCTCACGCCTGGTACAAACCACGCGGAAATTACGCGATCTAACGTTTGTCGATGTCGCTGGCCGAATTGCGCATGCCCTGCTCGATCTAACGCAACAGCCCGAAGCACAAGAGCACCCCGAAGGGCGACTGATCCGCATCACTCGGCAAGAACTAGGCAACTTAGTCGGATGCAGCCGAGAGATGGCTGGCAGGGTTTTAAAGTCTTTAGAAGAGGACGGCCTGGTCGTCATCACAGGCCAAACCCTATTGGTTAGGACTCAAGATTAG
- a CDS encoding OsmC family protein, producing MEARVKWTGGKQFLGESGSGHSVVMDGPESLGGRNLGIRPMEMLLIGAGGCASFDVISMLEKGRQNVVDCEVLLQAERADAVPAVFTKINMHFVVTGVKLKESQVERAVALSAEKYCSASIMLAAAGVEVTHTFEAREFGQD from the coding sequence TTGGAAGCGCGTGTAAAATGGACCGGCGGCAAGCAGTTTTTAGGTGAAAGCGGTAGCGGTCACTCGGTTGTCATGGATGGTCCCGAAAGTCTTGGTGGGCGTAATTTAGGTATTCGGCCGATGGAAATGCTGTTGATAGGCGCCGGAGGCTGTGCGAGCTTTGATGTGATCAGTATGCTTGAAAAAGGGCGCCAGAACGTTGTGGACTGCGAGGTGCTGCTGCAAGCTGAGCGTGCCGATGCAGTGCCTGCGGTTTTCACCAAAATTAATATGCATTTTGTGGTTACTGGCGTGAAACTCAAAGAATCGCAAGTGGAACGCGCGGTCGCGTTGTCGGCTGAAAAGTATTGCTCTGCGTCTATTATGTTGGCTGCCGCAGGAGTTGAGGTGACGCACACCTTTGAAGCAAGAGAGTTTGGTCAGGACTAA
- the coq7 gene encoding 2-polyprenyl-3-methyl-6-methoxy-1,4-benzoquinone monooxygenase, with amino-acid sequence MSTLPLVRPRTRQLSLLDRLVGEVDTVVKTLTNKGLVASRPSPASGHSEGLTSDSEKRHVAGLMRVNHAGEVCAQALYQGQALTAKLPEVREEMRDAAQEEVDHLVWCKERLDQLDSHTSILNPLWYGLSFGLGALAGAAGDKWSLGFVAATEERVCRHLKDHLKQLPESDRRSRLILQTMIEDEQRHGETALEAGGAELPKPIKNAMSAVATAMTKSSYYL; translated from the coding sequence ATGAGCACACTACCACTGGTTCGACCTCGCACTCGGCAGTTAAGCCTGTTAGATCGCTTAGTAGGCGAAGTCGATACCGTGGTAAAAACTCTAACCAACAAGGGCTTAGTCGCCTCGCGGCCAAGTCCGGCCTCAGGTCACAGCGAGGGGCTGACAAGCGACTCTGAAAAACGCCATGTGGCTGGCTTGATGCGCGTTAATCACGCAGGCGAAGTCTGTGCTCAAGCGCTGTATCAAGGGCAAGCTTTGACGGCGAAGCTCCCCGAAGTACGCGAAGAAATGCGCGATGCCGCGCAAGAAGAAGTCGATCATCTGGTCTGGTGCAAAGAACGACTGGACCAACTCGACAGCCACACCAGCATACTGAACCCCTTGTGGTACGGACTATCGTTTGGTTTAGGTGCCCTTGCGGGTGCAGCGGGTGACAAATGGTCTTTAGGGTTTGTGGCCGCAACGGAAGAGCGCGTATGCCGCCACTTAAAAGATCATTTAAAGCAATTGCCCGAGTCGGATCGTCGCTCCCGTCTGATATTACAAACCATGATCGAAGACGAGCAACGCCACGGTGAAACCGCGTTAGAGGCAGGCGGTGCCGAGCTACCAAAACCCATCAAAAATGCAATGAGCGCGGTAGCGACCGCGATGACTAAAAGTAGCTACTACCTTTAG